The proteins below are encoded in one region of Manis javanica isolate MJ-LG chromosome 8, MJ_LKY, whole genome shotgun sequence:
- the CSPG4 gene encoding chondroitin sulfate proteoglycan 4 isoform X2, which produces MRCGLWPPPPSPALVLALTLAMLVGPISAASFFGENHLEVPVATALKDIDLQLKFSTSQTEALLFLAAGRTDHLLLQLHSGRLQVRLVLGQEVIRLQTPAETLLSNSIIHTVGLTVSDSWALLSVDGHLNSSAPVSGAPLEVPYGLFVGGIGSLGLPYLRGASRALRGCLHGATLNGHNLLQPLTPDVHEGCAEEFSADDSVALGFSGPHSLAAFPAWSTPDEGALEFTLTTRSRQAPLAFQAGGQHGDFIYVDIFEGHLRAVVEKGQGTVLLHNSVPVADGQPHEVSIHMDAHQLEISVDQYPTRTSNRGVLSFLEPRGSLLLGGLHAEVSRHLQEHRLGLAPGAGNVSLLGCMEDLSINGKRQGLREALLTRSMVAGCRLEEDEYEEDAYGPYEAFSTLAPEAWPAVELPEPCVPEPGLPPVFANFTQLLTISPLVVAEGGTAWLEWRHVQPTVDLGEAELRKSQVLFSMSRGARHGELELDVPGAQARKMFTLLDVVNHKVRFVHDGSEDSSDQLVLEVSVTARGPLPSCLQRGQIYILPIQINPVNDPPRIIFPHGSLMVILEHTQKPLGPEVFQAYDPDSACEGLTFQLLGTHTGLPVERRDQPGAPATEFSCQELETGNLVYIHRGGPAQDLTFQVSDGLQASPPATLKVVAIRPTIQIRRNTGLYVAQGSAAFVSPANLSVETNAVGQDVSVQFRVTGALQFGELQKQGAGGAEGAEWWATQAFQQWDVEQGRVRYLSTDPQHRAEDTVENLALEVQVGRETLSNLSFPVTVQRAAVWLLRLEPLHTQNTQQEALTTAHLEAALEDADLSPTTFHYEVVQAPRKGNLRLQGTRLADGQGFTQDDLQAGRVTYGATARASEAVEDLFRFRVTAPPHFSPLYTFPIHIGGDPDSPVLTNTLLSVPEGGKGVLSADHLFVKSLNSASYLYEVMEQPRHGRLMWQGAQDKDTMVTSFTNDDLLHGRLVYQHDDSESTEDDIPFVATRQGEGSGGMAWEEVRGVFRVSIQPVNDHAPVQTISRVFHVARGGQRLLTTDDVAFSDADSGFADTQLVLTRKDLLFGSIVAVDEPTRPVYRFTQEDLRRRRVLFVHSGADRGWIQLQVSDGQHQATALLEVQASEPYLHVANGSSLMVPQGGHSTINAAVLHLDTNLDIRSGGEVHYHVTAGPHWGQLLRAGQPATTFSQQDLLDGDILYSHNGSLSPRDTVAFSVEAGPVHTDAMLQVTIAIEGPLAPLHLVQHKKIYVFQGEAAEIRRDQLEAAQESVPPADIVFSVRTPPSAGYLVMLSHGELVADPPSLDPVQNFSQEAVTAGRVLYLHSHPEAWKDAFSLDVASGLGARLEDIHVELEVLPAAIPLEAQNFSVPEGGARTLAPPLLRVAGPYFPTLPGLDLQVREPPRHGALQREGGPQDGTLSTFSWREAEQQLIHYVHDGSETLTDSFVLVANASEMDRQSHPVVFTVTILPVNDQPPVLTTNTGLQMWEGATVPFPPEALRGADSDSGPEHLVYTIERPDNGRVVLRTAPDTDVHSFTQAQLDSGLVLFSHRGALDGGFHFSLSDGAHTSPGHFFRVTAQKQPLLSLEGSRTLTVCPGSVQPLSGRSLRASSSVGTDPRLLLYRVVQGPQLGRLFHAQQRSTGEALVNFTQAEVYAGNVLYEHEMPAEPFWEAHDALELRLSSPPSPEVAAVLTVAVSFEAACPQRPSRLWRNKGLWVPEGQRAEITKAALDASNFLASVPSPQRPEHDVLFQITQFPTRGQLLVSQEPLHAGQPHFLQSQLAAGQLVYAHGGGGTQQDGFRFRAHLQGPAGVSVEGPRTAEAFAITVQDVNERPPRPQASLPLRPTRGSRTPISRAQLSVVDPDSAPEEIKYEVQRAPHNGFLSLVGASPGPVTHFTQADVDAGRLAFVANGSSVAGIFQLSVSDGASPPLPVALTVDVLPSAIEVQLQAPLEVPQASGRSPLSRRQLQVVSDQEEPDAAYHLTRGPRYGRLLAGGQPATAFSQLQVDRGEVVFTFTDFSSSHDHFSILALARGANASATVNVTVRALLHVWAHGPWPQGATLRLDSTILDAGELANHTGGVPRFRLLAGPRHGRVVCVARSRTEPRGSQLVEQFTQQDLEDGRLALEVGSPEGMSRGPLGDSLTLELWAPGVPPAVASLDFATEPYNAARLYSVDLLSLPAASPTEAAKPDGGPPTGEPGPATSSLAPAVARGGFLGFLEANMFSVIIPICLVLLLLGLILPLLFYLRKRNKTGKHNVQVLTAKPRNGLASDTETFRKVEPGQAIPLTAMPGQGPPSGGQPDPELLQFCRTSNPALKNGQYWV; this is translated from the exons GTCAGACTTGTCCTGGGCCAGGAGGTGATAAGGCTCCAGACCCCAGCAGAGACACTGCTGAGCAACTCCATTATCCACACTGTGGGGCTGACTGTCTCAGACAGCTGGGCCTTGTTGTCAGTAGATGGGCACCTGAATTCCTCAGCCCCAGTCTCAGGAGCCCCATTGGAAGTCCCCTATGGGCTCTTCGTGGGGGGCATTGGAAGCCTTGGCCTGCCCTACCTGAGGGGAGCCAGCCGAGCTTTGCGGGGTTGCCTCCATGGGGCCACCCTCAATGGCCACAACCTCCTCCAGCCACTGACCCCAGATGTACATGAGGGATGCGCTGAAGAGTTCTCTGCAGATGACAGTGTGGCTCTGGGCTTCTCCGGGCCCCACTCATTGGCGGCCTTCCCTGCCTGGAGCACTCCGGATGAAGGTGCCCTGGAGTTCACACTCACCACAAGGAGCCGGCAGGCACCCCTAGCCTTCCAAGCAGGGGGCCAGCATGGGGACTTCATCTATGTGGACATATTTGAAGGTCACCTGCGGGCTGTGGTGGAGAAAGGCCAGGGCACTGTATTGCTGCATAACAGTGTGCCTGTGGCTGATGGGCAACCCCATGAGGTCAGTATCCACATGGACGCTCACCAGCTGGAAATATCTGTGGACCAGTACCCCACACGTACTTCCAACCGCGGGGTCCTCAGCTTCCTGGAGCCACGTGGCAGTCTCCTCCTCGGGGGACTACATGCAGAGGTCTCTCGCCATCTCCAGGAGCACCGCCTGGGCCTGGCACCGGGGGCTGGCAATGTCTCCCTCCTGGGCTGCATGGAGGACCTCAGCATCAACGGCAAGCGGCAGGGGCTCCGGGAAGCCTTGCTGACTCGCAGCATGGTGGCCGGCTGCAGGCTTGAGGAAGATGAGTATGAGGAGGATGCCTATGGCCCATACGAGGCCTTCTCCACCCTGGCTCCTGAGGCTTGGCCAGCCGTGGAGCTGCCTGAGCCCTGTGTGCCTGAGCCAGGGCTGCCTCCTGTCTTTGCCAATTTCACCCAACTGCTCACCATCAGCCCACTGGTGGTGGCTGAGGGTGGCACAGCCTGGCTTGAGTGGCGGCATGTTCAGCCCACAGTGGACCTGGGTGAGGCTGAGCTGCGCAAATCCCAGGTGCTGTTCAGCATGAGCCGCGGAGCCCGCCACGGTGAGCTAGAGCTGGATGTCCCGGGCGCCCAGGCACGGAAAATGTTCACCCTCCTGGACGTGGTAAACCACAAGGTCCGCTTCGTCCACGATGGCTCTGAGGACTCCTCGGACCAGCTGGTGCTGGAGGTGTCAGTGACTGCTCGgggccccctgccctcctgccttcaGAGAGGCCAAATTTACATCCTGCCCATCCAGATAAACCCTGTCAACGACCCACCCCGCATTATCTTCCCGCACGGAAGCCTCATGGTCATCCTGGAGCACACCCAGAAGCCGCTGGGGCCTGAGGTCTTCCAAGCCTATGACCCGGACTCTGCCTGCGAGGGCCTCACCTTCCAGCTCCTCGGCACCCACACCGGCCTTCCTGTGGAGCGCCGAGACCAGCCTGGTGCACCAGCGACTGAGttctcctgccaggagctggagacTGGCAACCTAGTCTACATCCACCGTGGGGGGCCAGCCCAGGACCTGACATTCCAGGTCAGCGATGGGCTGCAGGCCAGCCCCCCAGCCACACTGAAGGTGGTGGCCATCCGGCCGACCATTCAGATCCGTCGAAACACAGGGCTGTACgtggcccagggctctgctgcCTTCGTCTCGCCTGCCAACCTGTCCGTGGAGACCAACGCTGTGGGGCAGGATGTGAGCGTGCAGTTCCGAGTCACTGGGGCCCTGCAGTTTGGGGAGCTGCAGAAGCAGGGGGCAGGCGGGGCCGAGGGTGCTGAGTGGTGGGCCACACAGGCATTCCAGCAGTGGGACGTGGAGCAGGGCCGAGTGAGGTACCTGAGCACTGACCCACAGCACCGCGCCGAGGACACCGTGGAGAACCTGGCCCTGGAGGTGCAGGTGGGCCGGGAGACTCTAAGCAATTTGTCCTTTCCAGTGACAGTCCAGAGAGCCGCAGTGTGGCTGCTGCGGCTGGAGCCACTGCATACTCAGAACACCCAGCAGGAGGCCCTCACCACTGCCCACCTGGAGGCCGCCCTAGAGGACGCAGACCTGAGCCCCACCACCTTCCACTATGAGGTGGTTCAGGCCCCCAGGAAGGGAAATCTTCGGCTACAGGGCACACGACTAGCAGACGGTCAGGGCTTCACCCAGGATGACCTGCAGGCTGGTCGGGTGACTTATGGGGCCACAGCACGTGCCTCAGAGGCAGTCGAGGACCTCTTCCGTTTCCGTGTCACAGCTCCACCACACTTCTCCCCTCTCTACACCTTCCCCATCCACATCGGCGGTGACCCAGATTCTCCTGTCCTTACCAACACGCTCCTCTCAGTGCCTGAGGGAGGCAAGGGTGTCCTCTCTGCTGACCACCTCTTCGTCAAGAGTCTCAACAGTGCCAGCTACCTCTATGAGGTCATGGAGCAGCCCCGCCATGGGAGGTTGATGTGGCAGGGGGCACAGGACAAGGACACCATGGTGACATCCTTCACCAATGATGACCTGCTTCATGGCCGATTGGTCTACCAGCATGACGACTCCGAGAGCACAGAAGATGACATTCCATTTGTGGCTACCCGCCAGGGTGAGGGCAGCGGTGGCATGGCCTGGGAGGAGGTACGGGGCGTTTTCCGTGTGTCCATCCAGCCTGTGAATGACCATGCCCCCGTGCAGACCATCAGCCGTGTCTTCCACGTGGCCCGGGGTGGGCAGCGGCTGCTGACCACAGATGACGTGGCCTTCAGCGATGCTGACTCAGGCTTTGCTGACACTCAGCTGGTGCTGACGCGCAAGGACCTCCTTTTTGGCAGCATCGTGGCTGTGGATGAGCCCACACGGCCTGTCTACCGCTTCACCCAGGAGGACCTCCGGAGGAGGCGAGTCCTGTTTGTGCACTCAGGGGCCGACCGTGGCTGGATCCAGCTGCAGGTGTCTGATGGGCAGCACCAGGCCACTGCACTACTCGAAGTCCAGGCCTCAGAGCCCTACCTGCATGTGGCCAATGGCTCCAGCCTCATGGTCCCTCAGGGAGGCCACAGCACCATCAACGCAGCTGTGCTCCACCTCGACACCAATCTAGACATCCGTAGTGGGGGTGAGGTCCACTACCATGTCACCGCCGGCCCGCACTGGGGGCAGCTGCTCCGGGCCGGCCAGCCAGCCACCACCTTCTCCCAGCAGGATCTGCTGGATGGTGACATTCTCTACAGCCACAATGGCAGTCTCAGCCCCCGTGATACCGTGGCCTTCTCTGTAGAGGCAGGACCTGTGCACACAGACGCCATGCTGCAAGTGACCATCGCCATAGAGGGGCCACTGGCCCCACTGCACCTGGTCCAGCACAAGAAGATCTATGTCTTCCAGGGCGAGGCAGCCGAGATCAGAAGGGACCAGCTGGAG GCAGCCCAGGAGTCAGTGCCCCCGGCGGACATTGTGTTCTCGGTGAGGACCCCGCCAAGTGCCGGCTACCTGGTGATGTTGTCCCATGGCGAGTTGGTGGCTGACCCACCCAGCTTGGACCCCGTGCAGAACTTCTCTCAGGAGGCGGTGACTGCAGGCAGGGTCCTGTACTTGCACTCCCACCCAGAGGCCTGGAAAGACGCCTTCTCCCTCGATGTGGCCTCAGGCCTGGGCGCTCGCCTTGAGGACATTCATGTGGAGCTGGAGGTGCTGCCTGCGGCCATCCCGCTAGAGGCTCAGAACTTCAGTGTGCCTGAGGGCGGTGCCCGCACCCTGGCCCCTCCACTGCTCCGCGTCGCTGGGCCTTACTTCCCCACACTGCCAGGTCTCGACCTGCAGGTCCGAGAGCCACCCCGTCACGGGGCCCTGCAGAGAGAGGGAGGACCTCAAGACGGGACCCTCAGCACTTTCTCCTGGAGAGAG GCGGAGCAGCAGCTGATCCACTATGTGCACGACGGCAGTGAGACGCTGACAGACAGCTTCGTCCTCGTGGCCAACGCCTCAGAGATGGACCGCCAGAGCCATCCCGTGGTCTTCACAGTCACCATCCTGCCTGTCAATGACCAACCCCCTGTCCTCACCACAAACACAGGCCTGCAG ATGTGGGAGGGGGCCACTGTGCCCttccctccagaggccctcagggGCGCAGACAGCGACTCGGGACCTGAGCACCTGGTCTACACCATCGAGCGGCCCGACAACGGGAGGGTCGTGCTGCGGACGGCACCAGACACCGACGTGCACAGCTTCACACAGGCCCAGCTGGACAGCGGGCTGGTGCTGTTCTCACACAGAG GAGCCCTGGACGGAGGCTTCCACTTCAGCCTCTCCGACGGTGCCCACACTTCCCCGGGACACTTCTTCCGCGTGACAGCCCAGAAGCAGCCGCTCCTCTCGCTGGAGGGCAGCCGGACCCTGACCGTCTGCCCAG GGTCTGTCCAGCCTCTCAGTGGCCGGAGCCTGAGAGCCAGCTCCAGCGTGGGCACCGACCCCCGCCTCCTGCTCTACCGGGTGGTGCAGGGCCCCCAGCTCGGCCGGCTGTTCCATGCCCAGCAGCGCAGCACCGGGGAGGCCCTGGTGAACTTCACTCAAGCCGAG GTGTATGCTGGTAATGTTCTGTATGAGCATGAGATGCCCGCTGAGCCCTTCTGGGAGGCCCATGATGCCCTGGAGCTCCGGTTGTCCTCACCCCCTTCCCCCGAGGTGGCTGCCGTCCTCACTGTGGCTGTGTCTTTCGAGGCTGCCTGTCCCCAGCGCCCCAGCCGTCTCTGGAGGAACAAAG GTCTGTGGGTCCCCGAAGGCCAGAGGGCTGAGATCACCAAGGCTGCCCTGGACGCCTCCAACTTCCTGGCCAGTGTTCCATCACCCCAGCGCCCAGAACACGACGTGCTCTTCCAGATCACACAGTTCCCCACCCGAGGCCAGCTGTTGGTATCCCAGGAGCCCCTCCACGCCGGGCAGCCCCACTTCCTGCAGTCCCAACTGGCCGCAGGGCAGCTGGTATATGCCCACGGAGGGGGGGGCACCCAGCAGGATGGCTTCCGTTTCCGTGCCCACCTCCAGGGGCCGGCGGGGGTGTCTGTGGAAGGGCCCCGAACCGCAGAGGCCTTCGCCATCACAGTGCAGGACGTGAACGAGCGGCCACCCCGGCCgcaggcctccctccctctccggCCCACCCGGGGATCCCGCACCCCCATCTCCCGGGCCCAGCTGAGTGTAGTGGACCCGGACTCAGCTCCTGAGGAGATCAAGTACGAGGTGCAGCGGGCACCCCACAATGGCTTCCTCAGCCTGGTGGGGGCCAGCCCAGGGCCCGTGACCCACTTCACACAGGCCGACGTGGATGCAGGGCGGCTGGCCTTCGTGGCCAATGGGAGCAGCGTGGCGGGCATCTTCCAGCTGAGTGTGTCTGATGGGGCCAGCCCACCCCTGCCCGTGGCCCTGACTGTGGATGTCTTGCCGTCGGCCATCGAGGTGCAACTGCAGGCACCCCTCGAGGTGCCCCAAGCTTCAGGGCGATCCCCGCTGAGCCGGCGACAGCTGCAGGTGGTCTCGGATCAGGAGGAGCCAGACGCGGCATACCACCTCACCCGAGGGCCCCGGTACGGGCGGCTCCTGGCGGGCGGGCAGCCTGCCACGGCCTTCAGTCAGCTCCAGGTAGACCGGGGCGAGGTGGTCTTTACTTTCACCGACTTCTCATCCTCTCACGACCACTTCAGCATCCTGGCACTGGCCAGGGGCGCCAACGCATCAGCCACAGTGAACGTGACTGTGAGGGCTCTGCTGCATGTGTGGGCTCATGGGCCATGGCCCCAGGGTGCCACCCTGCGCCTGGACTCCACCATCCTAGATGCAGGTGAGCTGGCCAACCACACAGGCGGTGTGCCCCGTTTCCGGCTCCTGGCGGGACCCCGGCATGGCCGGGTGGTCTGTGTGGCCCGGTCCAGGACAGAGCCCAGGGGCAGCCAGCTTGTGGAGCAGTTCACCCAGCAGGACCTTGAGGATGGAAGGCTGGCGCTGGAGGTGGGCAGTCCAGAGGGTATGTCCCGGGGCCCCTTAGGCGACAGTCTCACTCTGGAGCTTTGGGCACCCGGTGTCCCGCCTGCTGTGGCCTCACTGGACTTTGCCACCGAGCCTTACAATGCGGCCCGGCTCTACAGTGTTGACCTGCTCAGTCTCCCTGCGGCCTCCCCGACAGAAGCAGCCAAGCCGGACGGTGGCCCGCCCACAGGTGAGCCTGGCCCGGCGACCTCCAGCCTCGCGCCCGCTGTGGCCAGGGGAGGCTTCCTGGGCTTCCTCGAGGCCAACATGTTCAGCGTCATCATTCCCATTTGCCTCGTCCTATTGCTCCTGGGGCTCATCTTGCCCCTGCTCTTCTACCTCCGAAAACGCAACAAGACAGGCAAGCACAACGTCCAGGTGCTGACCGCCAAGCCTCGCAACGGCCTGGCCAGTGACACGGAGACCTTCCGCAAGGTAGAGCCGGGCCAGGCCATCCCGCTCACAGCCATGCCTGGCCAGGGGCCCCCATCGGGGGGCCAACCGGACCCAGAGCTGCTGCAGTTCTGCCGGACATCCAACCCTGCCCTCAAGAATGGCCAGTACTGGGTGTGA